Proteins co-encoded in one Pseudomonas fluorescens genomic window:
- a CDS encoding HNH endonuclease, with translation MDTSKEKTGWSDEELEASVDAYLKMLVLEQQNQPFNKADENRLLRKGPLSKRSASSVEYRMQNISAVMDLLGLPRITGYVSAKNLGSGVITRIKEILAKKDMEAIRNGSRRGTQLTRLRLIEPSAPELNDAPPGVLNPKQTSATVVRLSRKLNVKKWVLKRSQGICEGCGQKAPFQDADGKPFLEVHHLKHLVNGGTDRTSNAVALCPNCHRRCHYSSDKEEFTAKFYRSVEGLEAE, from the coding sequence ATGGACACTTCGAAAGAAAAAACTGGCTGGAGTGATGAGGAGCTAGAAGCTTCTGTAGACGCTTATCTAAAAATGCTGGTTCTTGAACAACAAAATCAGCCATTCAATAAAGCGGACGAGAATCGACTCTTGCGAAAAGGCCCGCTGAGCAAACGCAGCGCCTCTTCAGTCGAGTACCGCATGCAGAACATCTCTGCTGTGATGGATTTATTGGGGCTGCCGAGAATTACAGGCTATGTTTCGGCGAAAAATCTCGGCTCCGGTGTCATTACGCGTATCAAAGAGATCCTGGCTAAAAAAGACATGGAAGCGATACGAAACGGCTCACGAAGAGGCACTCAGCTGACTCGACTCCGGCTGATCGAACCTTCCGCACCTGAATTGAATGATGCGCCCCCGGGTGTACTCAACCCGAAGCAGACTAGCGCGACGGTAGTTAGGCTTTCGCGCAAATTAAATGTGAAAAAATGGGTTCTGAAACGTTCTCAAGGCATTTGCGAAGGGTGTGGCCAAAAAGCGCCATTCCAAGATGCTGATGGCAAACCTTTTCTTGAAGTTCATCATCTGAAACATCTCGTTAACGGGGGGACAGACCGTACGAGCAACGCAGTAGCCCTGTGCCCAAACTGCCATCGACGTTGCCATTACTCGAGCGACAAAGAAGAGTTCACTGCTAAGTTTTATAGGAGCGTCGAGGGGTTAGAGGCTGAATAG
- a CDS encoding BRO-N domain-containing protein translates to MPDPFSVTVFSRHNLALHALLLENQTWFCARDVGRLMGVHLCERMVNKLDKDQRRVLWIEYFRQPEKQLMLSESGVYALLVYHYVPGNRLLREWLTLQVVPALRDAEHSGHSERPMLSLLDWPEMSLSLLHWQDEGWIRLRDMPYLLNDQMQRRRPGKPWWRKVAQVFQASKHSMG, encoded by the coding sequence ATGCCCGATCCTTTTTCTGTAACTGTCTTCTCGCGTCACAACCTCGCTCTACATGCCCTCCTGCTCGAAAACCAAACGTGGTTCTGTGCTCGCGATGTCGGCCGTTTGATGGGTGTCCATCTGTGCGAACGCATGGTCAATAAACTAGACAAGGATCAACGTCGCGTTTTGTGGATTGAGTACTTTCGGCAACCCGAAAAGCAGTTGATGCTCAGTGAATCCGGTGTGTATGCGCTGCTGGTGTATCACTACGTTCCTGGAAACCGTTTGTTGCGTGAGTGGCTAACTCTGCAGGTGGTGCCGGCCTTGCGCGATGCAGAGCACTCAGGACATTCAGAACGACCGATGTTGAGTTTGTTGGATTGGCCGGAGATGTCGTTGAGCCTGCTGCATTGGCAGGATGAAGGCTGGATCCGGCTGCGGGATATGCCTTATCTGCTGAATGATCAGATGCAACGGCGGAGACCGGGGAAGCCTTGGTGGCGAAAGGTTGCGCAGGTGTTTCAGGCTTCAAAGCATTCGATGGGCTAG